In a genomic window of Streptomyces noursei ATCC 11455:
- a CDS encoding SulP family inorganic anion transporter produces the protein MRRAPRQDLFAGLTVAIAALPLSIGFGVASGLGARAGLVTAVLAGGLAALTGGARLQITGPSGVVAVVLAPIAHVHGQSGVLLTGLLAGIVLLVLSLVRADRYLRCVPAPVVKGFVVGAAAVIVAQQIPAALGRTVPHGEAVAVTAAGAVVDFFRNPDWPAFAITLATFALSLIGPRFKPAIPFPLLAVAAATAFARITHLRLARIGQLPTGVPAPTLDFLAPSKALGLLPAALTLAAVIALESLMTAAAADSMKGSERHDGQRVLFGQSLANLTVPCFGGVAATGTVCRTAINVRSGAASQLAALTNAAVLAVILLAAAPLVTAVPLAALAGVLIATAVRMIDLGSLRALGRIGRGQAAIAALTAALTLAANLVTAVITGIVLAMILALRTLTATAHIEHVSVPAQRTPLPEGTPPSPHAAQEQIAVHYVAGPLLFSTADRVLRSAMVPSQARTVILDLSRVTELDTTAILTLADVIEHQQQRGAVIQLSGVCDTHRLHLDALGVLAKLPPPGSPFATAAEAIAQARAQLASLAPQPQDESFPHPHS, from the coding sequence ATGCGCCGTGCGCCGCGTCAGGATCTCTTCGCCGGGTTGACCGTCGCGATCGCCGCCCTGCCGCTGTCCATCGGGTTCGGGGTGGCATCCGGGCTGGGCGCTCGCGCCGGGCTGGTCACCGCGGTGCTTGCCGGCGGGCTGGCTGCCCTCACAGGTGGGGCGCGGCTGCAGATCACCGGGCCCAGCGGCGTCGTCGCCGTGGTGCTCGCACCCATCGCGCACGTCCACGGGCAGTCGGGCGTACTGCTCACCGGACTTCTGGCGGGAATCGTGCTCCTTGTGCTGTCACTGGTGCGAGCCGACCGCTACCTGCGCTGTGTGCCGGCGCCGGTCGTCAAGGGGTTTGTGGTGGGTGCGGCGGCGGTGATCGTCGCCCAGCAGATTCCGGCCGCGCTGGGCCGGACCGTTCCGCACGGGGAGGCTGTTGCCGTCACCGCGGCCGGCGCGGTCGTCGACTTCTTCCGCAACCCCGACTGGCCGGCCTTCGCCATCACCTTGGCGACATTCGCCCTCAGCCTCATCGGCCCCCGATTCAAGCCGGCGATTCCCTTCCCCCTCCTGGCTGTTGCCGCGGCCACCGCCTTCGCGCGCATCACGCACCTCCGCCTCGCCCGGATCGGTCAACTGCCTACCGGCGTTCCGGCCCCGACCCTCGACTTCCTCGCCCCCTCCAAGGCACTCGGACTGCTGCCCGCCGCCCTCACCCTCGCCGCCGTGATCGCCCTGGAGTCGTTGATGACCGCCGCGGCGGCCGACTCGATGAAAGGCAGCGAACGACACGACGGCCAACGGGTGTTGTTCGGACAGAGCCTGGCCAATCTGACCGTTCCCTGCTTCGGCGGCGTGGCGGCCACCGGAACGGTATGCCGCACCGCCATCAACGTGCGCTCCGGGGCCGCCTCCCAGCTTGCCGCCCTGACCAACGCGGCCGTCTTGGCGGTGATCCTCCTGGCCGCCGCCCCGCTGGTCACCGCCGTTCCCCTGGCGGCCCTGGCAGGCGTACTCATCGCCACCGCGGTCCGCATGATCGATCTCGGCTCGCTGCGCGCCCTGGGGCGGATCGGACGAGGTCAGGCCGCGATCGCCGCCCTCACCGCGGCGCTCACACTGGCCGCCAACCTCGTCACGGCCGTGATCACAGGCATCGTCCTGGCGATGATCCTCGCACTGCGCACCCTGACGGCCACCGCGCACATCGAGCACGTGTCCGTACCGGCCCAGCGCACCCCGCTCCCCGAAGGCACACCGCCCTCGCCCCACGCTGCGCAGGAACAGATCGCCGTCCACTACGTCGCCGGCCCGCTGCTGTTCAGCACCGCCGACCGCGTGCTGCGCTCGGCCATGGTCCCGTCACAGGCCCGGACAGTCATCCTCGACCTCAGCCGGGTCACCGAACTGGACACCACCGCCATCCTGACGCTCGCCGACGTCATCGAACACCAGCAACAGCGTGGTGCCGTGATCCAGCTTTCCGGTGTCTGCGACACCCACCGCCTCCACCTCGACGCCCTCGGCGTCCTGGCCAAACTGCCGCCGCCCGGAAGCCCTTTCGCGACCGCGGCCGAAGCCATCGCCCAGGCACGGGCGCAGCTTGCCTCCCTCGCGCCGCAGCCCCAGGACGAGTCCTTCCCTCACCCGCACTCCTGA
- a CDS encoding VOC family protein, whose product MADTHADNSALSGKVLSHAIWAEDGRELAEFYATALGSQVSEPYRDEDGNPAAFPVWVGDMMYVFWSATSFKAPTWPQDELAFHMDIRFDDVEAAEQRLLELGATKPAHQPGGDHWTVLLDPSGQPFCISSTR is encoded by the coding sequence ATGGCCGACACACATGCCGACAACAGTGCCCTGAGCGGCAAGGTGCTGTCGCACGCGATCTGGGCCGAGGACGGACGCGAGCTCGCGGAGTTCTACGCCACCGCCCTCGGCTCGCAGGTCTCCGAGCCGTACCGGGACGAGGACGGCAACCCTGCGGCCTTCCCCGTGTGGGTCGGCGACATGATGTACGTCTTCTGGTCCGCCACGTCGTTCAAGGCCCCCACCTGGCCCCAGGACGAACTCGCCTTCCACATGGACATCAGGTTCGACGACGTCGAGGCGGCGGAGCAGCGGCTCCTGGAACTGGGCGCCACCAAGCCCGCCCACCAACCGGGCGGGGACCACTGGACCGTCCTGCTCGACCCCTCCGGCCAGCCCTTCTGCATCAGCAGCACCCGCTGA
- a CDS encoding TfoX/Sxy family protein: protein MAYDEVLAERVRELLEETDEAVAKKMFGGLVFTVRGNTAVGVVGDELLVRVTPDDTPQALAQPGARPYEFRGRVSKGWVIVAGEVLDDDVLDDWLQLGREAAAALPPK from the coding sequence ATGGCCTATGACGAGGTGCTGGCGGAACGGGTCCGGGAACTGCTGGAGGAGACCGACGAGGCCGTCGCGAAGAAGATGTTCGGCGGGCTCGTCTTCACAGTGCGGGGGAACACGGCGGTCGGCGTGGTCGGCGACGAACTGCTGGTGCGAGTCACCCCGGACGACACCCCACAGGCCCTCGCCCAGCCCGGCGCGCGGCCGTACGAGTTCCGCGGCCGGGTCTCGAAAGGCTGGGTAATCGTGGCAGGCGAAGTCCTCGACGACGACGTCCTGGACGACTGGCTGCAACTGGGCCGGGAAGCCGCTGCCGCACTTCCGCCGAAGTAA
- a CDS encoding SigE family RNA polymerase sigma factor: MTVEEFEEFYAQAAARLTGQLFVMLGDLHEAQDVVQEAFVKGWSRRRQLDRDGRPEAWIRTVAWRLAVSRWRFRRRTASAWQRSGAPPHVEGPGPEQVVLVEALRELPVQQRRTLTLHYLCDLTVEQIAGETGLSASTVKTHLARGRTALARRLQDPRIEEAPDA; this comes from the coding sequence TTGACCGTCGAGGAGTTCGAAGAGTTCTACGCCCAGGCGGCAGCACGTCTGACGGGGCAGTTGTTCGTGATGCTCGGGGACCTGCACGAGGCGCAGGATGTCGTGCAGGAGGCGTTCGTCAAGGGCTGGAGCCGGCGACGGCAGCTCGACCGCGACGGCCGTCCCGAGGCGTGGATCCGCACGGTGGCCTGGCGGCTGGCGGTGAGCCGTTGGCGGTTCCGGCGGCGTACGGCCAGCGCCTGGCAGCGCAGTGGCGCCCCGCCCCATGTCGAGGGCCCAGGTCCCGAACAGGTCGTGCTGGTGGAGGCGCTGCGTGAACTGCCGGTCCAGCAGCGCCGCACCCTGACCCTGCACTATCTGTGCGACCTCACCGTCGAGCAGATCGCCGGTGAGACCGGGTTGTCCGCCAGCACCGTCAAGACGCACCTGGCGAGGGGGCGGACCGCGCTCGCCCGTCGTCTGCAGGACCCGCGCATTGAGGAGGCCCCCGATGCCTGA
- a CDS encoding dihydrofolate reductase family protein, whose amino-acid sequence MEPANTTHHNRLPLPRHTPDNPLRPRLSRRTLGRLTQRGRGQLRSGIRSEGTRERLLGDDQPTRGHLGRCHHRHVVLGGYRLVGQEGTVSGDHHMLGRPQVLKYVFSSTLSPTDPEVKVVSGDAVEFVRGLKGQPGAGIWLCGGAGLAGQLLGEIDELVVKRYPVVFGSGIPLFRAPFAPADWQLCGSRVFLTGTTLTSYARRQEKQIAAGLAWENLAYLRWRDQFGDDGPESSR is encoded by the coding sequence ATGGAGCCTGCGAACACCACGCATCACAACCGCCTACCTCTGCCTCGCCACACCCCTGACAACCCTCTTCGCCCTCGCCTTTCTCGCCGGACGCTGGGCCGGCTGACGCAACGCGGACGAGGGCAGTTGCGGTCCGGCATTCGGTCAGAGGGCACCAGGGAAAGACTCCTTGGCGATGACCAACCCACCAGGGGTCACCTCGGCCGTTGCCACCACCGGCACGTAGTTCTCGGTGGGTACCGGCTCGTCGGACAGGAAGGTACGGTTTCGGGTGACCACCACATGCTTGGACGTCCCCAGGTCCTCAAGTACGTCTTCTCCTCCACCCTGTCCCCGACCGACCCCGAGGTGAAGGTGGTGTCGGGGGACGCGGTGGAGTTCGTCCGCGGCCTCAAAGGGCAGCCGGGCGCGGGTATCTGGCTGTGCGGCGGGGCCGGCCTCGCCGGGCAGTTGCTCGGGGAGATCGACGAACTGGTGGTGAAGCGCTACCCAGTGGTGTTCGGCAGCGGCATCCCACTGTTCCGCGCCCCGTTCGCCCCCGCCGACTGGCAGCTCTGCGGCTCCCGGGTCTTCCTCACCGGCACCACCTTGACCAGTTACGCCCGACGCCAGGAGAAGCAAATCGCGGCAGGGTTGGCATGGGAGAACCTGGCGTACCTGCGCTGGCGCGATCAGTTCGGCGATGACGGCCCCGAGTCGTCCCGGTAG
- a CDS encoding class I SAM-dependent methyltransferase: MTANPRAHSFNSAAAQYEASRPSYPPELFDFVEEFLCRSLAGVRVADVGAGTGIATSLLYERGADVIAVEPGEAMAAQFRRALPDVPIIRGDGNALPLAGSSRDLITYAQSWQWTDTSRSVPEALRVLRPGGALAIWWNTTAFDVPWIRAQHERIAHHCEVPPRPAGRPDDDEAIRLAGLTGLRVARRHIRWRRTVALDTHLANISSRSAFLVLDQAVNRAFLAEERERLHETFPEGMVEETYVVDLLVAARP; the protein is encoded by the coding sequence ATGACTGCCAACCCACGCGCTCATTCATTCAACTCGGCTGCCGCCCAGTACGAGGCGAGCCGCCCTTCGTATCCACCCGAACTCTTCGACTTCGTCGAGGAGTTCCTGTGCCGTTCCTTGGCCGGTGTACGTGTCGCCGATGTGGGTGCGGGCACGGGCATCGCGACCTCCCTCCTGTACGAGCGGGGCGCTGACGTGATCGCCGTCGAACCCGGTGAGGCGATGGCCGCCCAGTTCCGCCGGGCCCTCCCGGACGTACCGATCATCCGGGGTGACGGCAACGCCCTCCCCCTCGCCGGCTCCTCTCGCGACCTCATCACCTACGCGCAGTCCTGGCAGTGGACCGACACCAGTCGGTCCGTCCCGGAGGCACTGCGTGTCCTGCGCCCAGGCGGTGCGCTCGCCATCTGGTGGAACACCACCGCTTTCGACGTGCCCTGGATCCGCGCTCAGCACGAGCGCATCGCGCACCACTGCGAAGTGCCCCCGCGTCCCGCGGGGCGTCCCGACGACGACGAAGCCATCAGGCTCGCGGGCCTGACCGGGCTACGGGTCGCACGGCGGCACATCCGCTGGCGACGAACGGTCGCCCTCGACACGCACCTCGCCAACATCAGCAGCCGCTCGGCGTTCCTCGTCCTCGACCAGGCCGTGAACCGTGCCTTCCTCGCCGAGGAGCGCGAGCGACTGCACGAGACTTTCCCGGAGGGGATGGTGGAGGAGACCTACGTGGTTGACCTGCTGGTAGCCGCTCGCCCGTGA
- a CDS encoding Na+/H+ antiporter yields the protein MTGLTIILLLVVLATAVATGARHWRLPAPSLLVVAGLGVGLLPWVPDVHVAPEVISVLVLPPLLYASAEEMSGRELRAVWRPVTVLVFGLVLASAAAVGMVASVLTPLTAQAAFVLGAVLASTDPVAVTALGRRLSLPPRVQAMVQAESLFNDATSLVLFKVAVGTAVAAGAVSLPSAAGQFAVLGGGGALVGVAVAGVVMLIRRRTEDPVLETVIALVTPYAAYVLAEDVHTSGVTAVVVAGVILGSTGHRLTTAPIRLQVHAVYETVVFLLESIVFALIGLQLPTLVRQLATDERGWPLWVPAVAFTVLAIRLLWVFPLSALMQYRRGAGKEQGTAFRDRVSWRVPAVLSWAGTRGVMPLAAALSIPLVTHSGAPLPHRALILTLTTGTVALTLVVQGFTLAPVVRRSGIALEPEHTAREETRARHHLVRAALAELEQFEELEAVPETVLKEARRHLEARLRQADDDSDSGTEGPAVRLDDAYREVRRSLIAVETAELQQLYEANKISNSTRRRLQRALDLEEAGLGD from the coding sequence GTGACCGGCCTCACCATCATTCTGCTCCTCGTCGTACTCGCCACCGCGGTCGCGACCGGAGCCCGCCACTGGCGCCTTCCGGCTCCGTCGCTGCTGGTCGTCGCCGGACTCGGGGTCGGCCTTCTGCCATGGGTGCCGGACGTCCATGTCGCACCCGAGGTGATCAGTGTCCTGGTGCTGCCGCCGTTGCTGTACGCCTCGGCGGAGGAGATGTCCGGGCGGGAGTTGCGGGCCGTGTGGCGGCCGGTGACCGTCCTGGTGTTCGGCCTGGTCCTGGCCTCGGCGGCAGCGGTCGGGATGGTCGCCTCGGTGCTGACCCCGCTCACCGCGCAGGCGGCGTTCGTCCTGGGCGCGGTGCTGGCCAGTACTGACCCCGTCGCTGTGACGGCACTGGGACGGCGGCTGTCACTGCCGCCGCGGGTGCAGGCGATGGTGCAGGCGGAGAGCCTGTTCAACGACGCCACGTCCCTGGTGCTGTTCAAGGTGGCGGTCGGTACGGCGGTGGCGGCCGGTGCCGTATCCCTGCCCTCGGCCGCCGGACAGTTCGCCGTCCTCGGTGGCGGTGGCGCCCTGGTCGGAGTGGCGGTCGCCGGGGTGGTGATGCTGATCCGCCGGCGCACCGAGGACCCGGTGCTGGAGACGGTGATCGCACTGGTCACCCCCTACGCGGCCTACGTTCTGGCCGAGGATGTGCATACGTCCGGTGTGACGGCCGTGGTCGTCGCGGGGGTGATCCTGGGCAGTACCGGTCACCGGCTGACCACCGCCCCCATCCGCCTGCAGGTCCACGCCGTCTACGAAACCGTGGTCTTCCTGCTGGAGAGCATCGTCTTCGCCCTCATCGGCCTTCAGCTCCCGACGCTCGTCCGCCAGCTCGCCACCGACGAACGGGGCTGGCCCCTGTGGGTCCCCGCGGTAGCGTTCACGGTTCTGGCGATCCGCCTGCTGTGGGTCTTCCCCCTCTCCGCCCTGATGCAGTACCGGCGCGGCGCGGGCAAGGAGCAGGGCACCGCGTTCCGTGACCGGGTGTCCTGGCGGGTGCCGGCGGTGTTGTCCTGGGCCGGCACCCGAGGGGTCATGCCGCTGGCAGCCGCCCTGTCCATTCCCCTCGTCACCCACTCCGGGGCGCCGCTGCCGCACCGGGCGCTGATCCTCACCCTCACCACCGGCACCGTCGCCCTCACGCTCGTGGTCCAGGGCTTCACCCTCGCCCCCGTCGTCCGCCGCTCGGGCATCGCCCTGGAGCCCGAGCACACCGCACGAGAGGAGACCCGGGCCCGCCACCACCTCGTCCGCGCCGCCCTTGCCGAACTGGAGCAGTTCGAAGAGCTGGAGGCCGTACCCGAGACCGTTCTCAAGGAAGCCCGCCGTCATCTCGAAGCCCGCCTCCGGCAGGCCGACGACGACAGCGACAGCGGCACAGAAGGACCCGCTGTCCGGCTCGACGACGCCTACCGAGAGGTCCGCCGATCGCTGATCGCCGTGGAGACAGCCGAACTCCAACAGCTCTACGAAGCCAACAAGATCAGTAACAGCACCCGGCGCCGTCTCCAACGCGCCCTCGACCTCGAAGAAGCCGGCCTCGGAGACTGA
- a CDS encoding mannosyltransferase family protein, whose amino-acid sequence MFVMPPELRENAPASTNSAGRRSAVRERPVTHRRKAAGPGPHRLWARLLRTVLTRLSPADREVLRLYLLTRIGIWITAYCARWLFPANRNGHDAASVFAPFQQWDWYHYLHIARDGYFPGEAGPWQSGWDNREAFFPGFPLALRAAHTVIPHWTAAGLLISFTAGAVAVLALARITRLHLPHAHAGRRAALFLLLSPCAIFLSVGYTEALFLALALPAWLAAQRRNWPLAATLTALATTVRVSGLFLAAAIAVHFALTARTHRDWRSLPWQSLPALPAALYSWYLHGHTGDWMAWKHAQERGWYRNFHTPWEAWANTWHNAFTGTQTTEYALMFQAELLAMLIGLLLLGTLIRRHQWPEAVYIGLSLCALGTSYWYMSIPRATLLWWPLWIALAAWSLRTPRITTAYLCLATPLTTLFALAFLAGRWAG is encoded by the coding sequence ATGTTCGTTATGCCGCCTGAGCTGCGGGAGAACGCACCCGCATCCACGAACTCCGCGGGCCGCCGCTCCGCTGTGCGGGAAAGGCCCGTAACACACCGCCGGAAGGCGGCGGGGCCCGGTCCGCACCGTTTGTGGGCAAGGCTCCTACGCACAGTGCTCACCCGGCTGAGCCCCGCCGACCGCGAGGTGCTGCGGCTGTACCTACTGACCCGAATAGGCATCTGGATCACTGCCTACTGCGCCCGGTGGCTCTTTCCCGCCAACCGCAACGGTCATGACGCCGCTTCCGTCTTCGCGCCCTTCCAGCAGTGGGACTGGTACCACTACCTGCACATAGCGCGCGACGGCTACTTCCCCGGGGAGGCAGGCCCCTGGCAGAGCGGCTGGGACAACCGGGAAGCCTTCTTCCCCGGCTTCCCGCTCGCCCTGCGCGCCGCGCACACCGTCATCCCGCACTGGACGGCGGCCGGACTGCTGATCTCCTTCACCGCGGGAGCCGTCGCCGTCCTGGCCCTGGCCCGGATCACCCGGCTGCACCTGCCCCACGCACACGCAGGTCGGCGCGCCGCCCTCTTCCTCCTGCTCTCGCCATGCGCGATCTTCCTGTCCGTCGGCTACACCGAGGCCCTCTTCCTCGCGCTCGCCCTGCCCGCCTGGCTCGCCGCCCAACGCCGCAACTGGCCTCTCGCAGCCACCCTGACCGCCCTGGCCACGACGGTGCGCGTCAGCGGCCTGTTCCTCGCCGCCGCCATCGCCGTGCACTTCGCCCTGACCGCCCGCACCCACCGCGACTGGCGCTCACTGCCCTGGCAGTCCCTGCCGGCCCTGCCGGCCGCCCTCTACAGCTGGTACCTGCACGGGCACACCGGTGACTGGATGGCCTGGAAACACGCCCAAGAACGCGGTTGGTACCGCAACTTCCACACCCCATGGGAAGCCTGGGCCAACACCTGGCACAACGCCTTCACCGGCACCCAGACCACCGAATACGCCCTCATGTTCCAGGCCGAACTCCTCGCCATGCTTATCGGCCTCCTCCTGCTCGGCACGCTGATCCGGCGCCACCAGTGGCCCGAGGCCGTCTACATCGGCCTCAGCCTCTGCGCGCTGGGCACCTCCTACTGGTACATGTCCATCCCCCGCGCCACCCTCCTGTGGTGGCCGCTGTGGATCGCCCTGGCCGCATGGAGCCTGCGAACACCACGCATCACAACCGCCTACCTCTGCCTCGCCACACCCCTGACAACCCTCTTCGCCCTCGCCTTTCTCGCCGGACGCTGGGCCGGCTGA